One segment of Tenrec ecaudatus isolate mTenEca1 chromosome 1, mTenEca1.hap1, whole genome shotgun sequence DNA contains the following:
- the LOC142433542 gene encoding group IIE secretory phospholipase A2-like — protein MRPPPLLVCLCLQVALAGGNLLQFGVMIERMTGKPALHYNDYGCYCGLGGSNWPVDPTDWCCHAHDCCYGRLEKLGCEPKLEKYLFALSKHNIICASRTTCQQLTCMCDRKAALCFRDNLGTYNRKYAHYPNKLCTGPTPPC, from the exons ATGAGGCCACCCCCTCTTCTCGTCTGCCTTTGCCTCCAGG TGGCCCTGGCCGGCGGGAACCTACTGCAGTTCGGGGTGATGATCGAGAGGATGACGGGGAAGCCCGCCCTGCACTACAATGACTACGGTTGCTACTGCGGCCTCGGGGGCTCCAACTGGCCCGTGGACCCGACCGACTG GTGCTGCCACGCCCACGACTGCTGCTATGGGCGCCTGGAGAAGCTGGGCTGCGAGCCCAAACTGGAGAAGTATCTGTTCGCCCTCAGCAAACACAACATCATCTGTG CCAGCAGGACCACCTGCCAGCAGCTGACCTGCATGTGTGACAGGAAGGCTGCACTCTGCTTTCGCGACAATCTGGGCACCTACAACCGCAAATACGCCCATTACCCCAACAAGCTGTGTACTGGACCCACCCCACCCTGCTAA